One Bufo gargarizans isolate SCDJY-AF-19 chromosome 4, ASM1485885v1, whole genome shotgun sequence DNA window includes the following coding sequences:
- the RRM2 gene encoding ribonucleoside-diphosphate reductase subunit M2, translating to MLASRKPFAAVNENGSPMKNLSLVDKENTPPTLSNTRILASKTARKIFQEAETDSVKTKQNQSIQDEPLLRDNPNRFVIFPIQYHDIWQMYKKAEASFWTAEEVDLSKDQQHWESLKDEERFFISHVLAFFAASDGIVNENLVERFSKEVQVTEARCFYGFQIAMENIHSEMYSLLIDTYIKDSKEREFLFNAIETLPCVKKKADWALRWIGDQQSTFGERVVAFAAVEGIFFSGSFAAIFWLKKRGLMPGLTFSNELISRDEGLHTDFACLMFKHLIHKPTEERVRELIVDAVGIEQEFLTDALPVKLIGMNGTLMNQYIEFVADRLMLELGFSKIFKAENPFDFMENISLEGKTNFFEKKVAEYQKMGVMAKTADHKFTLDADF from the exons ATGCTCGCCTCACGTAAACCTTTCGCTGCTGTCAACGAGAACGGCTCCCCCATGAAGAACCTGTCGCTGGTCGACAAGGAGAACACG CCGCCAACTCTGAGCAACACCCGCATCCTGGCCAGTAAGACCGCCCGCAAGATCTTCCAGGAGGCCGAGACTGACTCG GTTAAAACTAAACAGAACCAGAGCATTCAGGATGAGCCCCTCTTAAGGGATAACCCCAATCGTTTTGTCATCTTCCCAATCCAGTACCATGATATCTGGCAAATGTACAAGAAGGCAGAAGCTTCCTTCTGGACGGCAGAGGAG GTGGATCTCTCCAAAGATCAACAGCACTGGGAATCCTTGAAGGATGAGGAGAGGTTCTTTATTTCTCATGTGTTGGCCTTCTTTGCTGCCAGTGATGGCATTGTGAATGAGAACCTG GTTGAGAGGTTTAGTAAAGAAGTTCAAGTAACTGAGGCGCGCTGTTTTTATGGCTTCCAAATTGCAATGGAGAACATTCATTCAGAGATGTACAGTCTCCTTATCGACACTTACATTAAGGATTCAAAAGAAAG GGAGTTTCTGTTCAATGCCATTGAAACACTGCCCTGTGTAAAAAAGAAGGCAGACTGGGCACTGCGTTGGATTGGTGACCAGCAATCAACTTTCG GTGAACGTGTTGTGGCATTTGCTGCTGTTGAAGGTATATTCTTCTCTGGATCATTTGCTGCAATCTTCTGGCTGAAGAAACGTGGACTAATGCCTGGTCTGACCTTCTCCAATGAACTTATCAGTCGTGATGAG GGTCTTCATACTGACTTTGCTTGTCTAATGTTCAAACACCTTATACACAAGCCGACAGAAGAGCGTGTCCGAGAGCTGATTGTTGATGCTGTTGGGATAGAGCAG gaGTTCTTGACTGACGCATTACCCGTAAAACTCATAGGCATGAATGGCACTCTGATGAACCAGTACATTGAGTTTGTGGCTGATCGTCTCATGTTGGAGCTTGGTTTTAGCAAG ATCTTCAAGGCAGAAAATCCCTTTGACTTCATGGAGAATATCTCCCTAGAAGGAAAGACTaacttctttgagaaaaaggttGCAGAATACCAGAAGATGGGGGTGATGGCAAAGACAGCAGACCATAAATTCACTCTTGATGCTGACTTTTAA